Proteins co-encoded in one Pararge aegeria chromosome 19, ilParAegt1.1, whole genome shotgun sequence genomic window:
- the LOC120632084 gene encoding signal recognition particle 14 kDa protein: MVLLGNEEFLAELSKLFQKARASGSVTMTMKRYDGRTKPHPRDGTPAVKDPEYKCLVRAQSRSKKISTVIEQRDVEKFTMAYSNLLKTSVNGLKRLKKPKKKAMAAQ; this comes from the exons ATGGTTTTGTTAGGAAATGAAGAG TTTTTGGCAGAGTTATCAAAGTTATTTCAAAAAGCTCGAGCATCAGGATCTGTAACTATGACAATGAAAAGAT atgATGGTAGAACAAAACCCCATCCAAGAGATGGTACCCCAGCAGTCAAAGATCCAGAATACAAATGTCTGGTGAGAGCACAATCCCGtagcaaaaaaatatcaacCGTCATAGAGCAAAGGGATGTTGAAAAGTTTACTATGGCATACTCAAATCTATTGAAAACAAGTGTGAATGGGCTCAAACGTTTAAAGAAGCCGAAGAAAAAGGCTATGGCTGCTCAGTAA
- the LOC120632083 gene encoding LOW QUALITY PROTEIN: mitochondrial amidoxime reducing component 2-like (The sequence of the model RefSeq protein was modified relative to this genomic sequence to represent the inferred CDS: inserted 1 base in 1 codon; substituted 1 base at 1 genomic stop codon), which yields MNGFSWNQWKITSYQGSYPYVTVAVVTAGVLGGAYCTYQLYRYYEKPKLPSXWKEVGSLKELHVYPIKSVGPVILNSAECTLLGLKDGWLRDRVLMVVDDKNNFITGRVYPELLLVQPTIHDSFLTLKHNAIXIITIDLAKVVASQKTETARVWGVTVPVLDCGREASDWFCRLLNKPAIKFRLVIYASQKCRQLKNSSKHFRFTKDDTGAFPDEVSFSMMNEASVEDLNTRLQDKVTPRQFRANLFLAGAKPYEEDNWKFIKIRKNVFEIIKPCFRCVLTTISPENGVRHSEMEPLQTLKTYRQNADPAIRRSEGNAPCLGMQMALRSAPGGIISLNDPIYAA from the exons atgaatggATTTAGTTGGAACCAATGGAAAATCACGTCGTATCAag GATCATACCCATACGTGACTGTAGCAGTAGTAACAGCAGGGGTGCTGGGCGGTGCATATTGCACTTACCAACTCTACAGATACTATGAAAAACCTAAATTGCCGT AATGGAAAGAAGTGGGGTCACTTAAAGAGCTTCACGTTTATCCAATCAAATCCGTCGGCCCCGTTATATTAAACAGTGCCGAGTGCACACTCCTAGGTTTAAAGGATGGTTGGTTACGAGATCG agTCCTCATGGTAGTAGATGACAAAAACAACTTTATTACTGGACGGGTGTACCCAGAATTACTGTTAGTTCAGCCTACAATACACGACTCTTTCCTTACGCTGAAACACAATGCAATTTAAATCATCACTATCGACTTAGCGAAG gtaGTAGCTTCACAAAAAACTGAAACCGCTCGAGTGTGGGGAGTTACAGTGCCAGTCCTTGATTGTGGACGCGAGGCCAGTGACTGGTTTTGCAG GTTGCTAAATAAGCCCGCAATTAAATTTAGACTGGTTATATACGCCTCACAAAAATGTCGACAGCTGAAGAATTCCAGCAAACACTTTAGATTCACAAAGGACGATACG GGTGCTTTCCCAGATGAAGTGTCCTTCAGTATGATGAACGAGGCTTCAGTGGAGGACCTAAATACCAGACTACAAGATAAAGTTACCCCGCGCCAATTCCGGGCGAACCTCTTTCTCGCCGGCGCTAAGCCTTACGAAGAAGACAATTggaagtttataaaaattagaaaaaacgTTTTTGAAATAATCAAACCATGTTTTAG aTGTGTGTTAACTACAATATCACCCGAAAATGGCGTTCGTCATTCAGAAATGGAACCGTTGCAAACATTGAAAac ctaCCGACAAAACGCCGATCCTGCAATACGTCGTTCGGAAGGTAACGCGCCCTgtttgggtatgcagatggcgTTACGATCGGCACCCGGTGGAATTATATCACTCAACGACCCTATTTACGCCGcgtaa